ACCTTCAGCAAGAGATGAAACAGAAACATTATTAATATGTCACTGGCAAGAGATTGAGGCAAATAGATGAGCTACAATACCATCACAGATATTCTCTTTTCAGTCCTTGTGAAGTGAAAATTTATGTGTACAAATCAAACACTTGGCATTGATCCTAGCTGGCCAGGATGGAATCAAAATAAAAcgtttatgtcttttttttcaccCACAGTAATCACCAGAGATCAGTTGTAATTGTAACTTGTTCAGTAGTTTGTAGGAGTTAAATATTTGTAGGAGtcccacatactgtatgtgcactgTTATAACTGATCAATCAATTTTATCCTTTAAACAATGTGTAGTAAAAATCTAGTCAGCTTTCCAGCCTGTTTTTCAGTTCAAATCTGAGATTCCCCAGAGCACTGCAACACCATTATAATGTAGAGCGAATATCATAATAACTACTTTCTCCTCCTGTTAACATTATCTTAACCTTttgatgcttttgggaaacctCACCCTACACCCAATtctctactccaattccagattgctgggactacggctgcttctaaggccaaacagacttcatataaatccataatgaactttttcacactatctgttgttacccagatgaggatgggttcccttctgagtcgggttcctctcaaggattcttcctcttaacatcttagggagtttttccttgccaccatcgccactcagtggcttgctcagttgggataaattcacacctttaatatctatataccgtgttgatatttctgtaaagctgctttgagacaatgtctattgtaaaaagcgctatacaaataaaataaaattgaattgaattgaatacatcctcttcctcctcttgtataacccccaacacacacacacagacactcacacactccgTGTACCTCGAGTCCAAAGTCTGAGGTGACGAGCAGGGTGTTCCTCATCACCGACACCAGCAGGTTAGATAAGGCCATGTTGACCAGGATCATGTCAGAGTTGCGTCCCCCTCCAGGCTCCCGAATAATACTGTTCCCTACCACCAAGATCACCATAGCATTTCCCAGAATTCCAAGCAGCACCAGGACTAGGTATAAAGCCATCGGGACACCTGTCAGCTGACCTGTTGGTGCCTTTTTAATCAACGTGACAGTTTTATTGGCTATCATCGTGGATAaatctcataataaataattaatctgtCCTATGACCTGTAAGACATAGAGAAAATGCCTATACTCGTAAAGCTAACCCTCTCTGTACTACTACCAGTATGATTGTAATCGATGTTCTACCAAATGGTCCTTATCTCAGATGCTTCCTGTTTCTCATTGCCTGCATTTGATCCCACCTCTTCAGGGCCAATAGGTCCAATCCTAAATGTAGAGTTGTGTCTTTAGCTCTGTGGATCAGACGGAGGATACTGAACTCAACAAGTTCAGGATCAGCTCCCCTAGGTTCTCCATTAGGCTAGTTCAATTAAGATACTGCCGATGAAAGAGATTTCACCAAATATAGTGAAACCTTTTGTTTAGCTGAGCCTGCATCCTCCATAATGGAGGATTAATTAATTCGGCTAATTGGAACACATGTTGTTAACAACTAATTAATCAACAAGCTCTGCTATCGTCAGTGAGGGAGTGTTTATTTTCTGATGGCCACCTGTTGTTCAAGGATTTTAGTAGGATTTACGTCACTATTGGAATAAACTTTAATTGGTTTAATTGGTTGCTGGCTTGTGATTAAGTTACATGGATATAATAGCTTTCTGCCAGCTACTGACTATGCCACAATGCCACCTATGGTCAGTACATTAGTTAactaaatgtaatttattcTCCATGAAACCGCACCTACCTccagtaaaataataattttacagtGAGTAACATTACAAAATCCTTAACTGAAAATTACAAACTGCCAATGAGCCAAAGAAAGAAATTTACAGGTCTCCATGGACAGAATGCAGatgtatgggggaaaaaatgtcagTATTCATGCAACAGAACGTAAAAGATGTGTGTATTAAATagaacattaaataaattacgGACATAAAATATGCATTTCCATGCAGCAAATTGCATCTTTTTGTAAACTAacaatttccatccatccatccatcttctaccacttactccttcttcagggtcacggggaacctggagcctatcccagggagcattgggcacaaggcagggtacaccctggacagggtgccaatccatcgcagggcacaatcacatacactacgggcactttagacacgccaatcagcctaccatgcatgtctttggacttgggggaggaaaccggagtacccggaagaaacccccgcagcacggggagaacatgcaaactccgcacacacatggccccggcagcaatcgaaccccggaccctggaggtgtgaggcaaacgtgctaaccactaagccactgtgcacccccTAACAAGATCCATTTCACAATTTGAGCAATTGAGCAATcatgaaataattaaacacaaacataattGCTTCTTAGTGTCTTAGTATCTGAGTCTGTAGCTGCTGTTGCATATAATTCCATTTTTGTGATGCACTGGACGACTGATTTGTCTCTGTTCATGCATCTTCCTTTGGATGTGTGCGTCCGTCCGGTTCCACCATATACACTTACATTACATATACATCTAATTAGCTTATCTTGCTGCCtatgaaataaacagaaacgcCATTCTTGCTGGGAATGAGGATGATGTGGATGTGTTGGGATTTCCCATAGACgtcatccttttttttaacaatgtgcTGAGCATGCATTAATAGAGAAACTGGGAATTAATTGACCTTTGCCTAATTGATTCAAACCTTGTTAGCAGACTAATTAGTTAACCACCTCGGCTACAAATATTATTAAAGTGGGTGAAAAGACTGACGGTGCTTTTATACTGGGATGTTAAAGACAAGCAAGAACCCAGATCGTATCCTTTAACTTTAATTGAAGTAAAAAACAGGTGAAAGACAGAAGGTAAGACTTTATAATCACTTCTGTCACTGCCATTTCTTGCTATATGTCACAAAAGGAATTGTTTATGGGTTTAAAGTTAAATCAATATGTACTAATCAAAGAGTAAGGAGAATAAGAATAGGACATGCACATCagtaaaaggaaacaaaaacactaaacagttggatttattattttggtttCGTTTCTTGCGCCAACTATTAACTTGCTATTAATTATTAACTCCAACTTGCTCCAACTATCTTGtagtttaaattttaaataaagaaaaaactaacTGTTAGGCAAATTTTGTTGCTTGCTAGCTAACTACTTAACAGAAACCTAAATGGGCTTTTATTTGGTTGaacaattaactttttttttttttttttttttaactataataGATTAGTTCTTATACTTTTATACCGCCATTTATTCAACATTCACTGTTTATTTTAGTGGAGTCTTTTAATGTACATAATAGGCACAGTAATATAGATGTCTGGTTTATACTTCTAttgcacaaaattatttttggaCATTAGTACCGagagatgaaaataaaataaccaaattccagactgctggactTGTATAAGCAATACCAAATCTGTCCATACTACTAACAGAGTttgcaaaaataatttttcaagtCATAAAGAAAATGATGTAGGCTAAGATCAATTGGCAGGGTCAGGGTTAACATTTGTACCTTTTCTTATCACATTGCCCATGTTTGGCATTGTATGATTTTCTTTATGAAGATTAGGTAGTAAAACCAGGAAAGACTTAAATTTAACTAGACTGGAAATATAACTAGTTCATCCTACAACTCTTTCCAGTGACTCATGGCTTCTCTCTTACCTTCCTTATCATTAGCCTGTGAGTGCTAGTTTAGAAATCTTGCATTATGCAACTCTCTGGGTACGATTAGTTGTAGTTGCTTGAAATTTCCACCTGCATGTTATTGAACCAGTTGAATAACTCTCTGTAGCTCTGTAGCTTTTtccattcttttatttaataatgttgtcCCTGAGAACTTTAGAAACCGCCTTCATCTTCACCATGATTGCTACTTGTTGCGTGAAATCTTCTCATCCAATTGCAGCATCTtttattgcaaatcaggtttaatgTCAAAGTgtacagaatttcagctgtttgcaatgaacaaatcagacaaaagcaattgaaatggttcaacacaacgaatgcttcaagtggtttccccaaattcaactcaAAAGGCAacttatgatttctccagtctcaaaattattcaaccccctcgaatagaatccctcacaacagcacacatatgcaaaacaggtgttgtctcaagcacaccagatgcaaataatcaagggcttcattaattgcagcaggtgtgcatgagctggaacacatgaaatacctgaactggctaggggtagaaaatggatgaaatacctggacggggcagaaaaaggaagctattaacagctgcaagcagatttctgagaaggcaggttgtgaaaaaccctcaagtgacagcaaaagacctgcagcaagacttggtggcaacagccactgaggtttcagtgagcagagtaaggcacgtactaaacgcagaaggttttcatgccagaactccaagacgtacaccactactgaccccaaagcacaagaaaagtagctcaaaatcatataaataagccacagaagttttgggattctgttctgtggagcaatgaaaaaaaactggaactttttcaGTGGAATgcagataaaataaaagtatcaCTATAACacttggggtgtgctgttataggaaaatgatcagtgaGCAATAATGATGTCATGCAGCCAGACGTACAacaccaaagttgattattttctttacaacCACGTgtaacaaaatatttcattccTCTTCTGTTCCAATAATTTAATCaatgtttctattttttatttattaaacaagacACGCTTtactttatccatttattgttacattaaatgtgtgaaatgtctgtgaaacatattatttcctgttatcacagctataaacagttaattgtccaccagcctctctttttttatataaagagtgtatatatatatatatatatatatatatatatatatatatatatatatatatatatatattatattgaaGGGAATTTAGTCAGCGGTGGGCAGTACACAGACACGCAGGAGGCTGCTTCGGGTGAACACGTGgggaattttatttacaaaagtccgtgagagtgtgtgtgtgtgtgtgtatgcgtgtgtgtgcacaaggGTGACCGTGAGATTAAATGCTCAGTCGTCGCGGGGCTGCTGGCGTTGTGCTGGGGTTTTCCCGAGTGGCTGGGATCCTCTTTTTTCCCGTCAGGCAGCGCCGCGGGTGCGGTCAGGGGGCGGAGTCTCCGATCGCATCGGTCTCGTCTGAAAAAACCACAACACGGATTAATGCACGTGCCCGGAAAGCCTTCGCTCTCGTGCGAGCGGAGTATCGCCACTTTTATACTCTCTCATCGCCTtctggatggtggaattttccCGTGCCGCCCGCCATTCAGCAGGCGTgtgtgtgtcggcggccccgccccgccgccacgcgctctccggctgtccagaacattggtggtgctgaagcggagctgtcccTTCAGCCCCACAgcggcagtcgcgggaggagcgatctctgttattatatataataattttttgccTTCGAATTCCAAGGTCTTGATCTGCTGTTTCTGTTAAAATGGTtcccttgtttgtttatttatttatttgtgcctACTTATTATTTTTGACTTTATGTTGGTGTTTAGCCTGTTGGATTTCTTTTCTCCTTAAGTGAAAGTGTGTTGATGTGCGTGCAGTGTTGCGTATCGGAACTGTAGCTTCTGCATGGATGAGCTGGACGAAGCCAGGAGCCTGAGGCTGAAGGAGCTTCTGGCTGATTATTTTGAGAAGAGGCGAGACCTGGACCTGAGCAAGTATGAGGAGGAGCAGGACGATGAGGACGAGACCTTCAGCAAGTttaaggtgtgtatgtgtgtgaggttATAGCCATGTTTCATCAGCAGGAGCTTGAACAAGGAGTAATCCGGAACAATCTGATCATTGTGCTGTTGACTGTGTGTCAGCTGAAGGACTGGGAGGATCAGATCCGCGCTGATGTGAGAGCTTTCCTGGCCAGTCGGAGTGATGAAAAGTTCTCAGGCCGTGCCGTGGCGAGGATTTTCCATGGGATTGGTGCGTGTCCTCATTTTTGTCTCTCTATAAGGACTTCTGCTGCAAGTCATAATTTGTCTGTAATTACATGTTCCATCCCCATATTTAATCAAGACATTTGACATTACATCATACACTGAATAATGCTAACAAAgctaatcattattattaataattcattattacaattaataataataataataaaaaacgaTTCCGTTGTAACTTGTTCCTTTGtagtaatttttatttataaacactgGATTCTCAGGAAGCCCGTGTTATCCGGCGCAGACGTACGGCCGAGACCGGCGTTACTGGCGAAAATATCTCCAGTTTGACTTCAATGAGATCATCCGCTTAGCCACTCAGGAGATTATTAGAACAAGGTAACTGAACAGAGACTCCTCCGTTATTCACTGCTGATTCAGTTATGTGTGAGATTTCTCAGTTTATCTGTATTTTATATCTCTGTGCTTTTATAAATGACCTCATTTATTGGTTTTACTGGATACTGAATAAAACTTATTTTTCTACATATTGAGTATCATTGTTTCTTTACTACTAAACAACAAACTGAAGCACAGAGCAGAACTGCAAAGCCAGGACTATTTACAGACTTTTAAATATAGGTCAAAGATGGAAAGGATTCCACTGTCAGTAAGAGAATAAAACGCCgaatactgttaaatattaaatatatatttttaactctCGTTTCATAATATAGAAAGAAAGTGTGTTGGATAAAATTATGTAAAAAGTatagaaaaaaagatttcaaagtagaaaggtttttatttatcataatGAAAACCAAAGACTAGTTTTTAAAgtaatgtttgtttaaaatactttagtgtttaaaaaaaatttcagctttaaaaCCTGAATAAATTCTTACAAATTTTGCAACAGTACAaagtactcctcctcctccttctacttttactactactaataataatttggcatacccttttaaagttttaaagtaTGAAAATTTGACATCGgcaaaattaaagtgttttaaagCACAATATGCCAATGAAGACAATCACTGCTTATCCTTTTATGTTATGACACCTATTTTGGGATGTTTTCTGGTTGCATAATGAAGCAAATTCAGTCGCTGAAGCCCCTGATTGTTTGCTTTGTCAGTAATCAGTTCATTTTAGCATGCCTGATGGCCATTGTTTCAGTTTTTGATGTCTCTTGATTTTCCCTCTTGCTTTCCAACCCAGCGCATTAACATGGCACGTACACTAGAGGGCagtgtttacatgtacatttatggcattcggcagacgcccttatccagagcgacttagatttctctcatttatacatctgagcagttgagggttaagggcctagCTCAAGGGCCCTACAGTGGccgcttggcggtgctggggtctgaactcacaaccttcttcTTAATGATGCTCATTTTCGCCATATCACCTAATTAGTAGTCATAATTAAGCCGATGGCTGTTCTATGAAGTCTCAGGCTTCTGAAAGAAAACCTTTAAAGCAAGGATGAAATAAAAGAGCATAAacggtaaactaaatcaaatgaATTTTATTATAACCCTGCTTTTTGACTTTAAAACCGCatcattttttaataacagcagctctgacagtaatgctGTCTTGTAAGGCAAATCACAtttttgtattaatgcactcgttctaatacgttactgtttccatagtaacagctcatacacagggacttgtatggcagaaaGTCCctataatctaagcctaataataaacatcctgttgtttaacaaagaaaaacctgTACTTCACATGCTGAAGTTccctgtaaggagacgtttgtttatcagttatggaaggagtctccagtgccagcacaGTCAGACGTGgggggaaagtcttcaggatggagaaCTTAGTGCTTTCTCGTGACAcgcagcatttttttaaataactgttttATAGTTGTTATGATGCAAGTAATAACATGAACTAAAACAACGATGACACCTCTTCGTCTCTGGTTGTTTTCCAATAACCACACACcccatgtgtttttattcctgtttAATTTTGTGCACATTTACACCGTGATATTCCCTCCGTCTCATTCGGGGTAATTAATTACTTGTGTGGGGTAATTAATTACTCAATCGAACAATATAGCTCCCACACCAGCCAAACTTCAGCCCTTGAACTCATCGGCTTTTAGCGTTTATCTTCTCTCAGGATTGTGAGTTTCGTTACATACTCACTTATTTCCTTGTTGGAATGCTCGCTTGTTGAAACTTCAGTAATGTTCATGATCTCTTGTGCGTCCTTCACAGCATTTCACAGTTTTATGCTTATCAGTTTTTGCAGATTTGTCTATTTGTAGTATGttgcactttttatccatttgtagtaaCATTTAACGCTGTGTTCCTGTAAAGTTGGTCCTGTTATCACCTgtgctatagcagctataaatggtcatcagcttctttctttttttctctttcttgatgttgagacaaaaaaaagaaagcagcatgTTGTGTTACTGAAAACCCACAAAGCCTAAAGCTTAAAGtttgactgacactggagactccttccaaaaatagtaattaaacatcaaCAAAAACTTCAGTATGTTAACAATTACAAaggtttttcattaaaaaaaaattgtttatgtggagtgtccacgtaaaagtccctgtgaattaaccgttactatagaaatgaaaacatgttCGAACGAGCGAGTTCGCAAGAaagatcagctgtccttcctgtctccctgtagcactgtcttaggcatcttacattacaggcattgcagtttattgctctggacacatctgcagtcctcatgcctccctgcagcaggtctatggcatgttcacacaggtgagcaggaaccctagataTCTTTTgtgagaaagtaaataaataaataaataaatatatatatatatatatatatatatatatatatatatatatatatatatatatatatatatatatatattagtccaGGTCAAATAAAGTCAGGAAATGAATCCTACTGATTTTGGAGATATTTTGTTCTTATCTGCCGTCAGTGAGGAGCAGGCAAGATTGATTGAGAACACAGGAGCTTTATAACTGCTGATAAGACTGTCAAAGGTGAACTTTGTGATCCAACAGGTCCTCACTGCTTGGTGATAATAGCATAGCTTTATTACTTAATGTTTTCCAATGAGGGAAAAGATAACGTTAGGTAAATACAATAGATTGTTACATAAAGGACgacttttattttttgaggtgaaaaataaatatgacaaaatgaCGGGCTATATATTCAGTGTTAGGAATCGTGACATCAAGGATTGTTTAATTCCTAAATCTAGGTTTCAGTAAGGATTAtgattgtgttatttttttaatgacagatTTCACAGTTCACAGATGAATTCAGAAAAATTCCTGCATTCATTGTCTGGTACCAGTTGTCTCATGCCCAACATTCAGTTCTATACCCACCAGTTTCaagattatttttaaacagttgaATCACTCGAGTTGCATAGTAATACTTCTCAAAATTCTGTGGCTTGCTAAATCAGGTCAACATCCATATTGGTGTACTGCTTAATGAATTTACAGCCCTATGAGAACATCTAGACCCGAGCACTTTGCGTCATTGTCACTTTGACGTACCGCTGCTAAGCCGAAGGCCGTGTGTGGTCAGGGTGACTTCGCGTGATGTAGCGCAGACTAGACTATGACTGTAAATCCTTCTGAgaataatatactgtactgcATACGCAGACGAGAGGAAGATTAAAGGACGGCATTTTAGTTAGGTGTTTGGGTCACTACAAGCCTCCCAAACAGCTTCAGTGCTGTCTCTGACACTGGAGCGATGAACACCATTTTCGCCAAAAGATTTTcactcagttggtgttttgatgaaggTGGTGTAGAGCACAGCTCCAAAATCCTCCATATAAGGGGTTGCATAGAATAATCGATTTAGATTAATACATTCACAGATTGAATTGTCCTTTCCTCCAATGGTGGTGTGGGAGGTGAAGAGCCCTCTACAATTGAATGCAGGCTCCCATTTCCCTGATTTGAGACTGAATATTACTTCCATGGTGTCTTAAAGAGGGATTGATCTATTAAACTGATTAAAGAAGTTTAGAGATTACCGATCGAGTTATAGAATgtgattatcggccgatactgatTGGTGGCCCATCAATTGGAGCATCcctatttatggattttatgcAGAGGTTCTGCATTTTAACACTCAAAAATatggacaccagaccatcacacccacatgtggttCCTCCCTTAAACTGTCACCACAAAGTTGTGCGCACACAATTgtttagaatgtctttgtatgctgtagcattttccttcactggaactgaaggcccaaacctgttccagcatcacaacGTCCCGTGCACAAAGAGAACTCCATGAACACATGGCAtaccaaagttggagtggaagaattcgAGTGTTCGAGTGCacggagccctgacctcaaccccactgaacaatTTTGTAatgaactgaaacactgaatgCACCCCAGccctcctcacccgacatcagtgcctctTCTctctgaatgagcacaaatccccacagctacgctccaaaatctagtggaatgccttcccagaagactagGGGTTATTATACCAGTAAAGGAgaattaaatctggaatgggatgttcaacaagcacgtatggctgtgatgttcaggtgtccacaaacttttggccatatagtaaaTTTACCTATTTAGTAGGGATGCAGGGAAATTTGGCCACCAAAACACCTTCCAACCAAAAAAAGGTCTGAGGAACAAAAAAGGCTGAACATTTTGGCAACAAAAAAGATTAATAAGTTTACAATGACGTTCAACATCTTACACCTTACAAAGATTTTAAAGGCAATGATCATTCCAAAGTGTTTAAAGGGACATGAGGGACATTAGACAAGTGGTTTGTATAAGGACTTGGACTATATTGAAAAGGTACTATTGtaggtttaaaaatatatatatacagtgagggaaaaagtatttgatcccctgctgattttgtacgtttgcccactgacaaagaaatgatcagtctataattttaatggtagatttatttgaacagtaagagacagaataacaacaagaaaatccagaaaaacgcatgtcaaaaatgttataaattgatttgcattttaatgagggaaataagtatttgaccccctctcaatcagaaagatttctggctcccaggtgtcttttatacaggtaacgagctgagattaggagcacactcttaaagggagtgctcctaatctcagcttgttacctatataaaagacacctgtccacagaagcaatcaatcaatcagattccaaactctccaccatggccaagaccaaagagctctccaaggatgtcagggacaagattctagacctacacaagtctggaatgggctacaagaccattgccaagcagcttggtgagaaggtgacaacagttggtgcgattattcgcaaacggaagaaacacaaaagaactgtcaatctccctcggcctggggctacatgcaagatctcacctcgtggagttgcaatgatcatgagaacagtgaggaatcagcccagaactaca
The sequence above is drawn from the Ictalurus furcatus strain D&B chromosome 24, Billie_1.0, whole genome shotgun sequence genome and encodes:
- the LOC128600180 gene encoding ATP-dependent DNA helicase Q4-like, which gives rise to MDELDEARSLRLKELLADYFEKRRDLDLSKYEEEQDDEDETFSKFKLKDWEDQIRADVRAFLASRSDEKFSGRAVARIFHGIGSPCYPAQTYGRDRRYWRKYLQFDFNEIIRLATQEIIRTR